A segment of the Actinomycetota bacterium genome:
GTGGTCGCCCGGTCGGAGCAATGACCACCTCACCGCCGCCGAAGTCCGTGCCCCGAACGACGGGCGCCTTCATCCCGATCGCAGGATCCCCCGCCGCACGAGCGAAGGACGGAAGTGATCCACCGTCGATCTCGACCGCCGCCCACGACGGAGGGGCATCGCCGCCGCCCCCGCCGAGCGAAAGGATCGCGGCCACCATCCCGAGCGCGACGACCGTCGCGCCGACCGCGACCATCGGGGATAGCTTGCGTCTCCGACGGCGCGGGGTCCGTTTCGCCGTGTGGACGGGGCGAGCGCCGCTCGCCGGACGCCGACCCTGTCGCACCCGGGCCTTGCCGTGACGCTTGTTCTTGGTCTTCGTTGCCTGACTCATGCCCGCACCGTTTCCTTTCGACGAGCTTCCTGTTCGGCGTCCCCCGGCAAGACGGGGATGTCGTTCGGAGGGCGTGCGATCACGAGGAGCGTCGCGATCAACGCGGATGCCGAGAGCGCCATGAACGGGATAGAGATGTAGTGGAACTGCCACACCCACGTGATCGTGCACGGCGCCTCTGCGGCGCACGAGAGCCTTCCCTGTCCGGGGAATCGTTGCAGCTGATAGTGGTAGGCCGAGATCGCCGCGGTCGCAAGCGTCAGCGGCACCGCGTAGCGTCGGATGCCGGTGTCCCGTTTCAGTGCGGCGATGCCGAGGATGAGCACGAGCGGATAGATGCCGATCCGCTGATACCAGCACAGCCGGCACGGGACGTACCCGGCGACCTCGGAATAGAAGAGGCTTCCCGCGGTCGCGGTGACCGCGACGAGCCACGCGAACGGCAGAGCAGCGGGCGCGATCCAAGCGCGCGTTTTCCGGGCGACCTCCGCGGCGGCGCCCGACCATCGGCCCGCCAAAGCAAGGACGACGGCGCCCACGACGAACAGATCGGCCGCCACGGTCAGCATCGCGAAGAAGAGCGAGAAGGGGCGGACGTCCATAGGTCTACCGCTTCTCGGCGGGGACGACGACGACCGGCTGACGGGCGTGATGGGTCAGCTGCTGGCTCACGCTCCCGAGCAACAGACCCTTGAAGCCGCCACGACCCCGGCAGGCCACCACGATCAACTTGGCGCGTTCGCGATCCGCCGTCGCCATGATCACGTCGGCCGGACTTCCTCGCTCGACGAACGAGCGGTAAGGGATCTCCCACTTTCGGAGCAGCGCACACCACTGATCATCGAGGATCACTCGCAACTCCTCGATCAGCGCTCGATCGTCCACGACCACAGGCAGAGCGGGGGGTGTGTTGATGATCAAGGGCACAGCGTGCACGGCGACGATGTCGGCATCGAGGTCACGAGCGAGCGTCGCCGCCCACTCGAGAGCACGCTCGCCGTCTTCGGATCCATCCAGTCCGACCACGATCCGGCTCACTCGCATCGCATCCATCTCCTCTCGTCTTTCCGGCGTCTCCTCAAACGCCCGCGTGCCGCCGTTGAACCATGGGATCCTTCTCCCGATACTCCAGGTCCGTCACCACGTCCACAACGCCCTCGACGCCGCGGACGATCGCCGGCGCCACTTCCACGTCGCTTTCCCGGAACACCGTCCCATGCAGGGTGACTATCCCGTTCTTCGCGAGTACCGTCACGTCGTTTTCGGGCGGCAGGAAGAAGGTCCGGTCGAGGATCTTGCGAACCGCTTCCTGCAGCGCGGAGTCGCTGCGATGGTAGATCCAGAGCAAGTCGTGTCGGGACACGATCCCCACGAGCATGCCCTTCTCATCCACGACGGGAAGCCTCTTGACGCCGTGCTCGAGCATCGAGCGAGCGGCGAACCGAACGTGGTCCTGCGGTTCCACGGTCTTCACGCCGGTCGTCATCACCTGGCCGACCGTCGTACCTTCCGCCTTGCGCCTCCAGCCCGCGACGGGATCGAGAAGCGCGGTCGCAAGCGCCCTGAGCAGCCGGTTTCCTGAGGTCCGCGGGTACGCCTCTTTGCTGATGAGGTCGGCTTCCGTGACGATCCCCACCAGTCTTCCGGTGTCGTCCACGACCGGGATCCCGCTGACGTCGGCCTCGAGCATCAGCTCGGCCGCCCTCTTGAACGGCTCGTATTCCCCGATGGTCTTCACCGACGTCGTCATGATCTCGTCGACCCTCATGGCTCCCTCCTCTGGCCCGAGTTGAGGACCCCATCCTCGATCGGGACATCCGCCGTGATCGCCGCCGCGATGCGTTCGATGAAGGCTTTGACACTCGCTTCGGCGACGCGGTGGAGCATCGTTCGGTCGAGCGCGCGGCCGAGGATGCCGAGCGGCGGACGGTATGTTCCGCGGAAGACCAGCTGGGTCAGCTCCGAACCCATCGCGGCGAGCATGAGGTCGCCTTCCATGCGAGGAAAGAGCACCCGCGCCCCCGTGGCTTCCCAGACGAGCGGGATCGTGACGTCGGACTCCGCACGCTTCGGGTGCCCCACATCCAGACGCACGGTCTTCGCGAGCAACCGGGGATCGACACCGGGACCGATACGTGCCCTGATCTCCTCGCCTTCCCGGTACGCGGCGCCGGCCAGCTCTCGCAAGCCGCCCAACGCTTCGGTCAGCCGCGCCTCGGCGCGGCCGTACGGTACGGCCAGGGTAACGAAGTAGTAGATGAACATGGTCGCGCCCTTGGGCGATCTCACCTCCTTCGGTTTCGGCCTAAGCGTCGGCCTCATCGGGCGAACAAGACAGGGCCGTCCGCCCTCGTCCGGTGGGGCCACAGGACCCCTCGTTGGACGGGCGGACGGCCCTGGCGGGTGCACGGACGAGGGGGCATCGTGGCACCAGAGAGGAGGCCCGAGATGACACAGACGCTCGATCGTCCGAAGGGCTACGAGAGTTTCGTCGTGCGCAACATCCATTGCACGAGCTGCGCCACAACCCTGCAGCGCACGGTCGCATCTCTCCCGGGAGTGCAGAAGGCGGAGGTCGACCCGGTGATCGGATGGACGCACATCGATTTCGACCCCGGCATCGTGACCGGCGATGACCTCCTCGGCGCCGTCGAGGCAGCTGGCTACGAGATCGTCAGAACCTGGGATTGACCCTAAGAGAGGGATCAGGAACCGGGCGGAGTGGTGCGTCGCGCGAGGTAGGCGGCCGCTTCGGCCCGTCGTGATACCTCAAGCTTGGCGAGGATCGCGGAAACGTAGTTCTTGACCGTCTTCTCGGCGAGCTTCAACGCCTCGCCGATCTCTCGGTTCGTCTTTCCCTCAGCCACAAGAGTGAGGATGCGCTCCTCTTGGGGCGACAGGCGCGCAAGCTTCTCGTCCTTGAGCAGATCCTTGGTCTTCCGCAACCGGTCCAGGATCGCGCCGGTCACCGATGGGTCGAGCAGCGACTTGCCGTCGGCGACCGCCCGGATCGAACGGACGAGCTCGTCCCCCTTCACCTGTTTGAGGACGTAGCCCGACGCCCCGGCCATGATGGAAGCGAAGAGCGCCTCATCGTCGGCGAACGAAGTCAGCATGATGACCTGCATCTCCGGGCGCTTCGCGCGGATCTCCCGGGTTGCTTCGATCCCGCTCCCGTCCGCCAGGCGGACGTCCATGACGATAACGTCCGGCCTTCCGATCCCGGCGCGCTCGACGGCATCTGCTACCGAGCCCGCCTCCGCGACCACGGTCATCTCACCCGTGGACTCCAGCATCGCCTTGAGCCCTTGCCGCACGACCTCGTGATCGTCCACGAGCATGACGCGGATCAGACCGGCGCTCTTCTCGCTCAAATTCGCCTCAGATCGGGATACGGACGCGGACCCAAGTGCCGCGGCCCGGCTCCGACTCTATCTCCAGATCCCCGCCGAGTGATTCAGCCCGGTCCTGGAGATTGGGGAGCCCTTGCCCGCGCCCCATCACTTGCCCCAGCTCGAACCCTTTGCCGTTGTCGGCGATCTCGAGCAGGGCGGCGTCCCCGGCCATGTTCAGGCTCACCGTGATGTGGTCGCAGCCGGAGTGGCGGACCGCATTGGAGATCGCTTCTCGCGCGGCGGACAAAACGTCCGACGCCCGCCCCGCGAGCTGGGAAACGGCTCCGTCGTCCGAGTACACGTCGATCTCCGCTTGTGATCCTTTGGCAAAGCCCGCAGCGAGGTCGCGAAGCGACCGGTCGAGCTGCCGGTCTGCGGCGACCCCCGGCCGCAGACCGAAGATGTAGTTGCGGAGGTCGCGGATGACGCGGTCGATGTTCTCGACGGCCTGGACGAGCCGTGCCTCCATCGCCGATGGGTCGTTCACGATCGCGAGGGAAGCCTGGAGCGCCATCCCCTCCGCGAACAAGGATTGGATCACGTCGTCGTGAAGCTCCTTCGCGATGCGTTCCCGATCCTCCACAAGCGCCAGGCGCTGCAGCTCCCCCTGGATGCGGGACTGCTCGAGCGCGACCGCAGCCTGTGCGGCGAAGGTACGGACCACGCTCGCATCTTCCTCGGTGAATCCCCGTCCACCATCCCTATTGGCCACGGCGAGCGTGCCGAAGACGCGGTCTCGGACCGCCAGCGGCGCGAAGACCGCCGGCCCCATGTCGCCCAGCTCCACGAGCGGTTGTGGGAGATGCGGATCGGCCGACAGATCGTTCGGTTCCGGGCCTTCCCCCTTCGCGATCAGCTCCGCCGAAAGAGCAGCTTCCCCCGGGAACGTGCTTCCCTCGAGCAGGTCCGCGCGCTCGCCGACCGCGACGCGAACCACGAGTTCGCTGCCCCCGGGGATCGGCGTCGCGATGGTGGCCACCGCGGAGTCGACCAGCTCCCGCGCCCGCGCGGCGATCAATCGCAGCACCTCGTTTGAAGGACGCCCTCCGAGGATCGCCTGAGTGATCTCGTTGACCGCCTCGAGACGCCGCTGACCCATCTGCGCAGCGTGGTAGAGCCGCGCATTCTCCACCGCCACGGCGGCTTGGGCGGCGAGCCGGATCACCGCCTCCTCGTCCGACTCGGAGAACTCGGGTGCACCTCGCTTCTCGGTGAGATACAGGTTCCCGAATACCCTCCCACGGATGGCGATCGGCACCCCCAGGAACGAGGTCATCGGCGGGTGGTTCGGGGGGAAGCCGACCGACCGAGGGTGATCCTGGATCCGTTTCAATCGCAGCGGCTGCGCGTCCGTGATGAGAACGCCGAGGATCCCTCGTCCGATGGGGAGCCGGCCGATCGCATGGCGTTGCTCTTCCGTGATGCCGTGCGTGACGAACTCTTGGAGGGTACCGCCATCCGGCGCGATGACGCCGAGCGCTCCGTAGCGAGCGTGGGCGACCTCTGCCGACAACTCCACGATCTTCTGAAGCGTGGCGGGAAGGGACAGGTCCGACGTCAGGGCAAGCGCCGCCCGAACGAGGGCATCTTCCATGCTTGTGGCAGCATCCCGGGTCATAACGACCTCAGCGTATCAGCGGGCCGGTCGGCCTCATGGCGAGGGGTCGTTCGGCCTGGATGACCGATGCCGGCGGCGAGTACGGTCGCCGTGGGAATGGAGGTGTTCGTTCTGAGCGCAAGGCAGAAAAGGCTGCGCGTGATGCTCGTGGACGATCACGAGGTCGTACGCAACGGCATCCGCGCGCTGCTCGATTCCCAGGAAGACATGAAGGTCGTCGGCGACGCGGGGACGGTGCGAGAGGCGGTCGACCTGGCCGACCTATGCAGGCCGGACGTCGTGGTGATGGACGTCCGGCTCCCCGACGGAAGCGGCGTCGAGGCAACCCGTGACATCCGGTCCAAGCGTCCGGAAACGAAGGTCGTGATGTTGACCTCCTACGCGGACGATGAAGCCCTGTTCGCCTCGATCGCGGCCGGCGCGTCCGGATACGTCCTCAAACAGGTCCTGGGGAACGACATCGTCGCTTCGATCCGGGCCCTCGGCGCCGGGGAGACGCTTCTGGACCCCGGCCTGACCGCATCGGCGATGGATCGGATGCGCAAAGGGAAGCATCTCCTCGGCGATCCTCGCCTTGCGCGCTTGTCGCCTCAAGAAGAGCGGGTCCTCGAACAGATCGCAGAAGGAAGGACGAACGGCCAGATCGCCCTGGCCCTCGGACTGGCCGAAAAGACCGTCAAGAACTACGTTTCGAGCGTCCTGATGAAGCTCGAGGTTGGGCGTCGCGCCGAGGCCGCCGCATACGTCGCTCGCCACGCAACCGTCGAAGCCTGATCGCGAGGCCGGCCGCTCAGAAAGAACAGGTTCGGGCGCGCAGCACGTCGTCCGCGCCTGCGGTATCGAGAAGGTCCTTGGTCGTCCGATGGGCGACGAACCAGCGCATCGCCTCCGGGCCGAGGCGGGACGGCAGATCCAAGACGAGAAGCCCGCAGCGGCCTTTGGCTTCGTCGAAGTATCCACACGAGGCCGCGCCACAGTGATCCGCGCTCTCATGGGGCGCCAATCCGCACAGCGTTCCCAACACTTCAACCAAGCGAGCCCGCTCTGCGAATGTCTCCTTCATGACATCGGCTCCGGCTGCGAACGTAATCATGACCGCTCACCCCTCTTCGTCCCATCGACGATGCGGCTCAGCATTGAGACGCGCTAGGGCCCTTCGCCCGCGCCGTTTCGGGCCGGATGGAGGCGGCCTCCAGAAGGGACCGTGGAGAAAGGAGGCTAAAGGCCCTACTGCCGGACGTCGTGGCGTCTCAGGATCGAACCAAGGATCACAAGGTTGGAGGTGAGCGCCATGGCATGGTTCCGACGCATAGCACTCAAACCCGAAGGCGCTCCGGCCTTCGTTCAGTGCCCCGGATGCAGCTTCGACTTCGTCACGGGGGAGGGAACTCGATCCTGCAGCTGGTACGAATGCCCGTACCTGCCCGAGGAGTACAAAGTCTTCTGCCCCGGGTGCAACTACAACTTCGCGACCCGCGAAGGGAACCCGCACTGCAGCGACCCGCCGTCGTGCGACTTCGCCGCGGAGGGGTACCGGCACGCCCGGCTCGCGCGTAAGAGATTCGGCTCTCTCTGAGGGCGGGTCGATGTCCGGTTCGCCCCGTTCGGGACCCCCGGGAGGGGCCGTTCGGCCCGGACGAGACCCGGAAGAGCATCCCGGCACGAGGCTGTTCGGCCCCTGGCGGAGGTGTTGCAGACACATAGCCTCATGTACGAGGCCCGGTCACGGAGGATCGGGCGAGGAAAGAGGAGGAAGCCATGAAGCGTCGCACGTTCGACCTGCTGATGACGACGGGGGGAGCAGTCATCGTCGTCGTGCTCCTCGTCGCGGGAGCGTTGCTGTTCGTCGGGTACAACTTCGCCAACGACAACGTCACCCAGCAACTGAGTTCCCAGCAGATCTTCTTCCCCAAGGCGGACAACCCAGGTTTGAAGGACGACCGGATCGGCCCGTACATCTCGCAGTACGCGGGCAAGCAGCTCACGACCGGCGCTCAGGCGCAGGCGTACGCCGACCACTACATCGGTGTGCACATCGCCGACATCGGTGAAGGTACCGACTACGCGGGGAGTACGTACGCGGAACTCGGCACCGTCCAGGGTGGAATCAGGGCTCAGATCGCCACAGCTGAGACCAACAAGGACCCCGGGCTGCCCGCGCTGGAGCAGAAGCTCGCCGACGTTACGGCGGCTCGCGACACCGTCTTCAAAGGCGAGACCCTCCGCGGTCTCCTTCTCAACGCTTATGCGTTCTGGAAGGTCGGACAGATCGCCTTCATCGCCGCGATCGCATCCTTCGTGCTCGCCGGCGCGATGGGGATCTTGACGATCCTCGGCTTCTGGCACCTGCGCAAGGTGTCTCACGTCGAGGAGGTCTTCGTGCCGCGGACGGCACACCCGGCAGGAGTCTGATCCTCTAGAACGCACCAAGGCATCTCCGTCGGGCCGGGGAGCACTCCCGGCCCGACGCTCGTCCGTCCCGCCTTCACGCGCTGGGCCGGTCGGCCCTGATCATCCCGTCCCCCACCGGACAGAGTGGTCTCGGAAGATCGACCCGATCGAAGAGGGTGACCACGATGTCGACGATGGCAGACACACCGGCGTATCCGGCTCGCGTGGAGGCGCAGCTCCGGAGCCGGTCTTCGATGTCGTGCTCGGCCTCAACCGGTGGGTGTTGCGCGTCGCCGCGTACGCCGGACTCATGACCGACGAATCGCCGGACTCGTGACGGGCTCGGAGGTCGTGTTGATCTGGCTCGCGGTCGTCAACGTCGGACTGTGGATCCTCGCGACGGCGCGGCACGCCCTGGAGACATGAATTGCCGCGACGCGAAAGGAGAAGGTCATGAAGGTTCTTGTTACCGCAGCATCGAAACACGCTGCGACGGCCGAGATCGCCAAAGCCATCGGTGAGACGCTGACCTTCCGTGGCTTCGAAGTCGCGGTTCTGCCCGTCGAGGAGGTCGCCGAGGTCCGAGACGTGGACGCGGTCGTCATCGGCAGCGCCGTATACGCCGGGCATTGGCTCAAGCCGGCGAAGGAGTTCGTCACGCGAAACGCACACGCATTGTCGACGCTCCCGGTCTGGCTGTTCTCGAGCGGACCGGTCGGCAACCCACCGAAACCCGAAGGCGACCCCGCCGATGTGGCCGAGCTCGTCGAAACGATCCACCCACGGGGGCACCACGTGTTCCCCGGCCGTATCGAGCGCGGCCGCCTGACCCTGCCGGAGCGGGCCGTGACGCGTGCACTCCGTATCCCGGACGCGGATTCCCGGGATTTGCACCGCATCCGCGGATGGGCGGTACGGATCGCAGCCGAGCTCGAGATCGAGGCGCCGGTCGTGAAGGAAACGCAGCTCGCTAAAGCGGACGCCTAGCGCCCAGTGGCTCCCGGGGCGGCGCGAGATCGACACGGATCCGCGCGTCGACGACCACGGCGCCCTCGGGATGAACGATGGCCGGGTTCAGATCCATCTCCGCGATCTCGGGATGCGCCTCGACGAGAGAACTCACGCGAAGAAGAACCTCCTCGAGCGCCTCGACGTCGGCCTTCGGCGCGCCGCGGTAGCCGTCCAGCAGCGGATAGGTAGACAGGGAATGGATCATGTCGTGTGCGTCCCGGTCGGTGAGCGGCGTGATGCGTACGCGAACGTCCTTCAAGAGCTCGACCGCGGTTCCTCCGGCGCCGCAAGCTACGACGGGTCCGAAGACGGCGTCGTTGACGACCCCGACGAGCATCTCGACGCCGGAGGGCGCCATAGGCTGGATCAGGAAACCGTCGACCTCGCCCCCGCCGTCGACGATCCGAGCACGCATCTC
Coding sequences within it:
- a CDS encoding TlpA disulfide reductase family protein, with protein sequence MSQATKTKNKRHGKARVRQGRRPASGARPVHTAKRTPRRRRRKLSPMVAVGATVVALGMVAAILSLGGGGGDAPPSWAAVEIDGGSLPSFARAAGDPAIGMKAPVVRGTDFGGGEVVIAPTGRPQVVVFLAHWCPHCRNDVPALVSWWKDHGMVEGVDVYAVSTWADASKPNFPPGRWLREEGWPVPTLVDDKDSSVGRAFGLHGTPFWVFLDETGRVAGRLEAELGGAGLERALEMLGAQASTEPAG
- a CDS encoding disulfide bond formation protein B, coding for MDVRPFSLFFAMLTVAADLFVVGAVVLALAGRWSGAAAEVARKTRAWIAPAALPFAWLVAVTATAGSLFYSEVAGYVPCRLCWYQRIGIYPLVLILGIAALKRDTGIRRYAVPLTLATAAISAYHYQLQRFPGQGRLSCAAEAPCTITWVWQFHYISIPFMALSASALIATLLVIARPPNDIPVLPGDAEQEARRKETVRA
- a CDS encoding universal stress protein; this translates as MDAMRVSRIVVGLDGSEDGERALEWAATLARDLDADIVAVHAVPLIINTPPALPVVVDDRALIEELRVILDDQWCALLRKWEIPYRSFVERGSPADVIMATADRERAKLIVVACRGRGGFKGLLLGSVSQQLTHHARQPVVVVPAEKR
- a CDS encoding CBS domain-containing protein, producing MRVDEIMTTSVKTIGEYEPFKRAAELMLEADVSGIPVVDDTGRLVGIVTEADLISKEAYPRTSGNRLLRALATALLDPVAGWRRKAEGTTVGQVMTTGVKTVEPQDHVRFAARSMLEHGVKRLPVVDEKGMLVGIVSRHDLLWIYHRSDSALQEAVRKILDRTFFLPPENDVTVLAKNGIVTLHGTVFRESDVEVAPAIVRGVEGVVDVVTDLEYREKDPMVQRRHAGV
- a CDS encoding heavy-metal-associated domain-containing protein, with amino-acid sequence MTQTLDRPKGYESFVVRNIHCTSCATTLQRTVASLPGVQKAEVDPVIGWTHIDFDPGIVTGDDLLGAVEAAGYEIVRTWD
- a CDS encoding response regulator transcription factor; protein product: MLVDDHEVVRQGLKAMLESTGEMTVVAEAGSVADAVERAGIGRPDVIVMDVRLADGSGIEATREIRAKRPEMQVIMLTSFADDEALFASIMAGASGYVLKQVKGDELVRSIRAVADGKSLLDPSVTGAILDRLRKTKDLLKDEKLARLSPQEERILTLVAEGKTNREIGEALKLAEKTVKNYVSAILAKLEVSRRAEAAAYLARRTTPPGS
- a CDS encoding GAF domain-containing sensor histidine kinase, which codes for MEDALVRAALALTSDLSLPATLQKIVELSAEVAHARYGALGVIAPDGGTLQEFVTHGITEEQRHAIGRLPIGRGILGVLITDAQPLRLKRIQDHPRSVGFPPNHPPMTSFLGVPIAIRGRVFGNLYLTEKRGAPEFSESDEEAVIRLAAQAAVAVENARLYHAAQMGQRRLEAVNEITQAILGGRPSNEVLRLIAARARELVDSAVATIATPIPGGSELVVRVAVGERADLLEGSTFPGEAALSAELIAKGEGPEPNDLSADPHLPQPLVELGDMGPAVFAPLAVRDRVFGTLAVANRDGGRGFTEEDASVVRTFAAQAAVALEQSRIQGELQRLALVEDRERIAKELHDDVIQSLFAEGMALQASLAIVNDPSAMEARLVQAVENIDRVIRDLRNYIFGLRPGVAADRQLDRSLRDLAAGFAKGSQAEIDVYSDDGAVSQLAGRASDVLSAAREAISNAVRHSGCDHITVSLNMAGDAALLEIADNGKGFELGQVMGRGQGLPNLQDRAESLGGDLEIESEPGRGTWVRVRIPI
- a CDS encoding response regulator transcription factor; the encoded protein is MLVDDHEVVRNGIRALLDSQEDMKVVGDAGTVREAVDLADLCRPDVVVMDVRLPDGSGVEATRDIRSKRPETKVVMLTSYADDEALFASIAAGASGYVLKQVLGNDIVASIRALGAGETLLDPGLTASAMDRMRKGKHLLGDPRLARLSPQEERVLEQIAEGRTNGQIALALGLAEKTVKNYVSSVLMKLEVGRRAEAAAYVARHATVEA
- a CDS encoding flavodoxin domain-containing protein; this translates as MKVLVTAASKHAATAEIAKAIGETLTFRGFEVAVLPVEEVAEVRDVDAVVIGSAVYAGHWLKPAKEFVTRNAHALSTLPVWLFSSGPVGNPPKPEGDPADVAELVETIHPRGHHVFPGRIERGRLTLPERAVTRALRIPDADSRDLHRIRGWAVRIAAELEIEAPVVKETQLAKADA